One Aegilops tauschii subsp. strangulata cultivar AL8/78 chromosome 7, Aet v6.0, whole genome shotgun sequence genomic window carries:
- the LOC120968115 gene encoding uncharacterized protein, whose protein sequence is METIVQGSLNISVRALQKDAEDQIGFPVSYSKAMRAKENIFKNLYGTYEEAYSYAPRMLHQIASANRGTQVWRRERQNPKNPGELILDRLFWAFAQTIQAFRHCRPVLSADGTFLIEKYKGTLLVAIAADANNQLLPIAYALVESENKDSWLWFLSCVKMGVVKERLGVCIISDRNTGLLSALDIIKESSEEWGWPDLEGRSCMRHLAANFYSKFKNKDWFKLFKRMCMQKTEAKMNAIWAGINGEIERAALLQREDGRVRRTAINLSQWIGENCPDLYKWAQAHDTGARYGIMTSNMSEVYNGVLKGVRALPITALIEETWNRTLSYFADRVTVAKAQVELNKPWSEKMQRHLVEKAKKSQSHGCRKVDALRNKWEVNVRAKYVKGHHRGSKKQAVTLGPTSCECTCNKPKLEGCPCSHVLRAAADQKNQC, encoded by the coding sequence ATGGAAACGATTGTGCAGGGAAGTCTCAACATTAGTGTTAGGGCTTTGCAAAAAGATGCAGAAGATCAGATTGGCTTCCCTGTCAGCTACAGCAAGGCTATGCGTGCGAAGGAAAATATATTCAAAAACTTGTATGGAACCTATGAGGAGGCCTATTCTTATGCCCCCAGAATGCTTCATCAGATAGCAAGTGCTAATAGGGGGACTCAAGTTTGGCGGAGAGAACGTCAGAACCCAAAGAACCCGGGTGAGCTAATCCTGGACCGCTTATTCTGGGCATTCGCCCAGACTATACAAGCCTTCAGGCACTGTCGCCCGGTATTATCAGCTGATGGTACCTTTCTCATTGAAAAGTACAAGGGCACACTATTGGTGGCGATTGCAGCAGATGCAAATAATCAGCTTCTTCCTATTGCATACGCACTGGTCGAGAGCGAGAACAAAGATAGCTGGTTGTGGTTCCTGAGCTGCGTGAAGATGGGTGTCGTGAAAGAGCGTTTAGGTGTTTGCATCATCTCTGATCGCAACACAGGATTATTAAGTGCTCTCGACATAATTAAGGAGTCGTCAGAAGAGTGGGGGTGGCCGGATCTAGAGGGAAGGTCGTGCATGCGGCATTTGGCAGCAAACTTTTACTCCAAATTCAAGAATAAGGATTGGTTCAAGTTATTCAAGAGGATGTGCATGCAGAAAACTGAAGCCAAAATGAATGCCATCTGGGCAGGTATCAATGGTGAGATCGAGCGCGCGGCCTTGCTGCAGAGAGAAGACGGGAGGGTTCGAAGGACGGCCATAAATTTGAGCCAGTGGATCGGCGAGAATTGCCCTGATTTGTACAAGTGGGCGCAGGCTCACGACACCGGGGCTCGGTATGGAATAATGACCAGCAACATGTCAGAGGTGTACAATGGTGTTCTTAAAGGGGTGAGAGCCTTGCCTATCACAGCCCTAATTGAAGAAACTTGGAACCGGACCCTGTCATACTTTGCAGACAGGGTTACCGTGGCTAAAGCACAAGTTGAATTGAACAAGCCATGGTCCGAGAAGATGCAAAGACATCTGGTCGAGAAAGCAAAGAAGTCCCAAAGCCATGGCTGCAGGAAAGTGGACGCACTTAGGAATAAGTGGGAGGTCAATGTGCGAGCCAAGTACGTTAAGGGTCACCACAGAGGATCAAAAAAGCAAGCTGTCACCCTCGGCCCAACGTCCTGTGAGTGCACGTGTAACAAGCCCAAGCTTGAGGGCTGCCCTTGTAGTCATGTGCTCCGGGCGGCTGCAGATCAAAAAAATCAGTGTTGA